A stretch of Castanea sativa cultivar Marrone di Chiusa Pesio chromosome 2, ASM4071231v1 DNA encodes these proteins:
- the LOC142624157 gene encoding putative protein phosphatase 2C 46 gives MLSRLINLLRACWGPSSDRYVLSGSDAAGRQDGLLWYKDTGQHMNGEFSMAVVQANNLLEDQSQIESGPLSSLESGPYGTFIGIYDGHGGPETSRYINDHLFQHLKRFTSEQQSMSVDVIRKAYQATEEGFLSVVTKLWPVNPQIAAVGSCCLVGVICGGTLYIANLGDSRAVLGRLVRSTGEVLAIQLSAEHNVGIESVRQEMFSLHPDDSHVVVLKHNVWRVKGLIQISRSIGDVYLKKAEFNREPLYTKFRLRGPFKMPILSSDPSISMHELQPHDQFLIFASDGLWEHLSNQEAVDIVQNHPRNGIARRLVKVALQEAAKKREMRYTDLKKIDRGVRRHFHDDITVIVVFLDSNLVSRASSVRGPTLSVRGGGVNIPAKSLAPCATPVELNS, from the exons ATGTTATCAAGGTTGATAAACTTACTGAGGGCCTGCTGGGGGCCATCCTCGGACCGTTATGTCCTCTCGGGTTCAGATGCAGCAGGCCGGCAAGATGGTTTACTTTGGTACAAAGACACTGGGCAGCACATGAATGGTGAGTTCTCAATGGCAGTCGTCCAGGCCAACAATTTGCTTGAGGATCAGAGCCAGATTGAGTCAGGTCCCTTGAGTTCACTTGAGTCTGGACCATATGGCACCTTCATTGGAATATATGATGGTCATGGTGGGCCGGAGACTTCACGTTACATTAATGATCATCTATTTCAGCATTTAAAGA GGTTCACCTCAGAGCAACAATCAATGTCAGTGGATGTGATACGGAAAGCATATCAAGCGACTGAGGAGGGATTTTTGTCTGTTGTTACCAAACTGTGGCCTGTGAATCCCCAAATTGCAGCTGTTGGATCTTGCTGCCTGGTTGGCGTGATCTGTGGTGGTACTCTCTACATTGCCAACCTTGGTGATTCCCGTGCTGTGCTGGGGAGGCTTGTCAGGTCAACCGGGGAGGTTCTTGCCATCCAGCTGTCAGCAGAGCATAATGTGGGAATAGAATCTGTGCGACAGGAGATGTTCTCTTTGCACCCGGATGACTCACATGTTGTGGTTTTGAAGCATAATGTATGGCGTGTTAAAGGCTTGATACAG ATATCTAGATCTATTGGTGATGTATATCTAAAAAAGGCTGAATTTAACAGGGAGCCTTTGTATACTAAGTTTCGCCTTCGTGGACCTTTTAAAATGCCAATTTTAAGCTCTGATCCATCAATTTCCATGCATGAACTTCAACCCCACGATCAGTTTCTCATATTTGCTTCTGATGGGCTGTGGGAGCACCTTAGCAATCAGGAAGCAGTTGATATTGTTCAAAACCACCCACGCAAT GGAATTGCCCGGAGGCTTGTGAAAGTTGCCTTACAGGAAGCAGCTAAGAAGAGGGAAATGAGATACACCGATCTGAAGAAAATTGACCGCGGTGTCCGCCGACATTTCCATGATGACATCACAGTCATAGTTGTTTTTCTTGATTCAAATCTTGTGAGCAGAGCAAGTTCAGTTAGAGGCCCTACTTTGTCTGTGAGAGGAGGTGGTGTTAACATACCTGCAAAGTCTCTAGCCCCCTGTGCCACACCAGTGGAGCTTAATAGTTAA
- the LOC142626127 gene encoding dolichyl-diphosphooligosaccharide--protein glycosyltransferase subunit 4A, whose translation MIDDQDLGFFANFLGVFIFVLVIAYHYVVADPKYEGN comes from the coding sequence ATGATTGACGATCAGGACCTCGGCTTCTTTGCCAATTTCCTTGGCGTGTTCATCTTCGTACTGGTGATTGCGTATCATTACGTGGTGGCCGACCCGAAATATGAAGGCAACTAA